In one window of Vulpes vulpes isolate BD-2025 chromosome 1, VulVul3, whole genome shotgun sequence DNA:
- the ABHD17B gene encoding alpha/beta hydrolase domain-containing protein 17B, with product MNNLSFSELCCLFCCPPCPGKIASKLAFLPPDPTYTLMCDESGSRWTLHLSERADWQYSSREKDAIECFMTRTSKGNRIACMFVRCSPNAKYTLLFSHGNAVDLGQMSSFYIGLGSRINCNIFSYDYSGYGASSGKPTEKNLYADIEAAWLALRTRYGIRPENVIIYGQSIGTVPSVDLAARYESAAVILHSPLTSGMRVAFPDTKKTYCFDAFPNIDKISKITSPVLIIHGTEDEVIDFSHGLALFERCQRPVEPLWVEGAGHNDVELYGQYLERLKQFVSQELVNL from the exons ATGAATAATCTTTCATTTAGTGAGCTGTGTTGTCTCTTCTGCTGTCCACCTTGCCCTGGAAAAATTGCTTCAAAATTAGCATTTTTGCCACCTGATCCTACTTATACTCTGATGTGTGATGAAAGTGGAAGCCGCTGGACTTTACATTTGTCGGAACGAGCAGACTGGCAGTATTCTTCTAGAGAAAAAGATGCTATTGAATGTTTCATGACTAGAACCAGTAAAGGCAACAGAATTGCCTGCATGTTTGTGCGTTGCTCACCCAATGCTAAATACACTTTACTCTTCTCACATGGAAATGCTGTTGATCTTGGTCAAATGAGCAGCTTTTACATAGGACTGGGATCACGGATTAATTGTAATATATTCTCATATGATTATTCTGGATATGGCGCAAGTTCTGGGAAACCAACAGAGAAGAACCTCTATGCAGATATTGAAGCTGCTTGGCTTGCTCTTAGGACAAG aTACGGCATTCGCCCTGAAAATGTGATTATATATGGCCAAAGTATAGGGACAGTACCATCTGTGGATCTCGCTGCTCGGTATGAGAGTGCTGCTGTTATTCTCCATTCTCCTTTGACCTCGGGAATGCGAGTTGCTTTTCCTGATACCAAGAAGACCTACTGTTTTGATGCATTCCCAAA CATTGACAAAATCTCTAAGATAACCTCTCCAGTATTAATAATTCATGGGACTGAAGATGAAGTAATTGACTTTTCACATGGCCTCGCATTGTTTGAGCGTTGCCAAAGACCTGTGGAGCCTCTGTGGGTTGAAGGGGCAGGTCACAAT